In Lotus japonicus ecotype B-129 chromosome 5, LjGifu_v1.2, one genomic interval encodes:
- the LOC130720066 gene encoding uncharacterized protein LOC130720066 — MFQLHSLIMAKGASLCLLYLSFLIISCSGDTSTSTSSGTISLLHQNEVSPSQVSERVSKYLEARERMAALYAEMHTTEDFALKELKREEISRNFLRRRTLDDTNNPTNTVFPTNPTTPIITPPDNTPTIIAVPSTNPVTISPTNPAAVPATVTPTTNLPSPPTNPTFSPVPVTNPATTPTTVPVAPPVTPTTPTTVPGAPPVTPSFPPPSGSVPVINPQPPPANTNNPPSTQGQSWCVAKTGAPQASLQAALDYACGKGADCAALQQGGSCYSPVTLQNHASYAFNSYYQKNPAPTSCDFGGAATLVNTNPSSGSCIFPSSSSASATTPMTPSLTPPTQSTPLSPTIGAPSTPKSPTPLSIPTAPPTTPSGSSTFGYGTPPSVLNSSNPASGTMPDFGTDSPPIVNTTSTSHSIGLKPFTGCIVLMLSFVAARLSMCQ, encoded by the exons ATGTTCCAGTTACACTCTCTGATAATGGCCAAGGGAGCTTCTTTGTGCCTCTTGTACCTCTCTTTTCTCATCATCTCATGTTCTG gAGACACTTCAACTTCTACATCTTCTGGAACCATATCACTCCTTCACCAAAACGAGGTTTCCCCATCTCAAGTTAGTGAAAGGGTGTCCAAATATCTAGAAGCAAGAGAAAGAATGGCTGCATTGTATGCAGAAATGCACACAACAGAAGATTTTGCACTGAAAGAGCTCAAAAGGGAAGAGATATCAAGAAATTTCCTTAGAAGAAGAACCTTAGATGACACAAACAACCCAACAAACACAGTTTTCCCCACAAATCCAACTACACCAATCATCACACCCCCAGATAATACACCAACCATCATTGCAGTTCCTTCCACAAACCCTGTCACAATTTCCCCCACAAATCCAGCTGCAGTTCCTGCAACAGTTACTCCAACCACAAATTTACCTTCACCTCCCACAAATCCAACATTTTCACCAGTTCCAGTAACCAATCCAGCTACAACCCCCACAACAGTTCCAGTAGCACCACCAGTAACACCAACAACTCCCACAACAGTTCCAGGAGCACCACCAGTAACACCTTCTTTTCCACCTCCATCAGGAAGTGTTCCTGTCATAAACCCTCAACCTCCTCCTGCAAACACAAATAACCCTCCTTCCACTCAGGGGCAGAGTTGGTGTGTTGCAAAGACAGGAGCTCCACAAGCTTCCCTTCAAGCAGCCCTGGACTATGCTTGTGGAAAGGGTGCAGATTGTGCTGCTTTACAACAGGGTGGAAGTTGTTACAGTCCTGTTACTTTGCAAAACCATGCTTCTTATGCCTTCAACAGCTACTATCAGAAGAATCCAGCTCCAACAAGTTGTGATTTTGGAGGGGCTGCCACCTTAGTTAACACCAACCCAA GTTCAGGATCTTGCATTttcccatcatcatcatcagcatcaGCAACAACGCCAATGACACCATCTCTAACACCACCTACACAATCAACTCCTCTGAGTCCAACAATAGGTGCACCATCAACTCCTAAATCACCTACTCCACTATCAATTCCTACAGCTCCACCAACAACACCCTCAGGATCCAGCACTTTTGG CTATGGCACTCCACCTTCAGTGTTGAATTCAAGCAACCCAGCCTCAGGTACCATGCCAGATTTTGGGACTGATAGCCCTCCCATTGTGAATACCACATCAACCTCACATTCCATTGGTCTGAAACCTTTCACTGGCTGCATTGTTCTGATGTTATCATTTGTCGCTGCGAGA